The genomic interval CGATATTCGGGTTCCGCTTCGGAGAAGAAGTAACCCAGGGTTTCTGCGTCCCGGTTTTGGCAGTATGGACAGAAAATCCGGGGAACCGTCCAGGTGTGTCGGCAAAAGCTGCAGACGAGCGAGCGACCGCCATCTTCGGCCAGCAAGCTGAGCATGGGGTGGCTGCCGCAAAAGGGGCAGTATCCCAGTTGCCAATCTTCGTTTTCCGGCAGATGGCCTTTCAATCCGTTCAGGTGGATGGCCACCGACGGCCAGATGCTGTGGTAGGTCAACAAGGCCAGTACTTCCGACTGAAGATCGGAACCCACGGCTTGCTGTTCGAATAGCGGCCAATCGTCGTTCATCAGCAGGGTTCCGAAGTGTTTCAGATCCAATTTCCCCGATTGGCACCTTTCCAGCAGGGTCGTTCCGGCCGCCTCCATGAGAGCGTTTTCCCCGAGCGCCGCTGCGCAGAGGCGCTGAAAAAGAGATTCCATGGAGGGCCAATCCACTAAGATCTGTCCCTTCTCGATCAGGGGTAGTCCGCCCTGCCGCTGGGCATCCAGGCGCGTCTCGACGATGGACATGACAGGCGGGCGGCAGGCGGACAGGCCACCTTCCTGCAGACTGAAAATTTTTTTCAAAAGCGAGCAGATCTCGGCGTATGCTGGTTTTGTGGTGTGGACCGTTTCAAACAGTTGGGTCAATTGGCTGGGGGACAGTCGCTCGGGGAGCAGCATGGAACGTCTCCTGGGAATAATTGGATGATGGGGAGCGATGCGGCGGCGGTGACACCGGGTCACCGCCGCCGCAGACACGTCAAATGGAATCGATCATCCGGATAGGCCGGCAACCGCACGGGAAAACGGCCGGATCATGCGTCTCAATGCCATGTGACGACTGATGCCCTGAAACTCGGATGAAGCGATGGCATTCTCATGGTATTGCATGGGGTCGAATGCGAGCAGGTAGATCACCGTGACATCGTCCGCATCTGCCAGGGAGGCCTTGGGAAACTGCTTGCGCACCTTGGCCAGTCGTTCTTCGGCCGTGGCCAGGATCGATTCGCGTTTACCGAAATGCATGGCGCCGGCGGTGCAGGTCTGGACGCAGGCCGGCTGCAGGCCGTTGCGGACCCGGTCGATACACATGTCACATTTGTAGAGCACGCCGTCGGGCCCCTTGCGCGGCACGTTGTAGGGACAGGCCGCAATGATATCGTCGGCCGCCAGATGACGGGTCTCGGCAGTGTAGAGGATGGCACCGGTGGCATCGTCCCTGTAGATCGCCGTCGGCTCTCCGGCCGCTTCCAGGCAGGGCGCCTCTATGCAGTGACGGCACTGTTCCGGGAAAAAGAGCCACCGAAGCTTGTTTTCGATGACCACCTCGTTCATGCGCACGACCTTATAGGTGCGATCGGAGAGATCCGGCGGATTTTGATGGGTCCCGCGATTGAGGGTTTCTTCGGCCGGCAGGTCATGCCACTGCTTGCAGGCGACCTGGCATGCACGACAGCCGGTACACAGTGTGGTGTCGATGAAAAATGCGTAACTCATGGCAGACCACCTCCTTTTACAGCTTAGCCACGTTGACCATGAAGGCCTTGGATTCGGGAATACGCGTATTGGCGTCACCAGCCGACGGGGTCAGCAGGTTGGCGCTCTCTTCCACCCGGCTCTCGGGCCAGCGCCAGCCAAAATGCCAGGGCACGCCCACTTGATGGACAATCCCGCCCCCGATCTTCATGGGTTTGAACCGTTTGGTGACGATGGCCGTGGCCTGCAGGCTGCCGCGTGCCGAGCTGACCTTGACCCGTTCGCCATTTTGTATCCCTTTGAGTTTGGCCAACTCCTCGCTCATCTCCACGAAAACCTGGGGCTCTAGCTCCAGCAGGCCGGGTTGCCAGCGGGTCATGACGCCGCTTTGCCAGTGTTCGCTGACACGGTAGGTCGTACCCACATAGGGGAATCTTGGGTCGCAGGAGAAATGGGCGTCGGCGGCGGTGCCGTAAACGGCGGCCGTGGGATTGGTCAACAGTGGATTGAGGAAGTTTTTCTCCACCGGGCATTCCAGTGGTTCATAGTGCTCGGGGAACGGGCCGTCGTTACGGCCGGGGCCGAAGATCTGTCCATGACCGTGCTTCTGCATGATGAACGGATAACGACTGGCCGGGTTGGGCTTGCTCAGGTCGTCCAATGGCGGCCAACCGCCGTCGGGAACGTCTCCCAGCCATTTGGTGCCGTCCCAGCGCACGACCCAGCGTTTGTCGTTCCAGGGGTTGCCCTTCAGGTCCACCGAGGCGCGGTTGTAAATGATACGCCGGTTGACCGGCCAGCACCAGGCGAACTCGGGATAGAGACCGATGCCGTTTTCCGCGTCCTTCTGGCCGCGCCGGGCAGCCATGTTGCCCTTTTCAGTGTAACTGTTGCAGTAGAGCCAGTTGCCCGAACTGGTGCTGCCGTCGGCCT from Desulfatitalea tepidiphila carries:
- a CDS encoding 4Fe-4S dicluster domain-containing protein; this encodes MSYAFFIDTTLCTGCRACQVACKQWHDLPAEETLNRGTHQNPPDLSDRTYKVVRMNEVVIENKLRWLFFPEQCRHCIEAPCLEAAGEPTAIYRDDATGAILYTAETRHLAADDIIAACPYNVPRKGPDGVLYKCDMCIDRVRNGLQPACVQTCTAGAMHFGKRESILATAEERLAKVRKQFPKASLADADDVTVIYLLAFDPMQYHENAIASSEFQGISRHMALRRMIRPFSRAVAGLSG
- a CDS encoding formate dehydrogenase accessory protein FdhE, whose amino-acid sequence is MLLPERLSPSQLTQLFETVHTTKPAYAEICSLLKKIFSLQEGGLSACRPPVMSIVETRLDAQRQGGLPLIEKGQILVDWPSMESLFQRLCAAALGENALMEAAGTTLLERCQSGKLDLKHFGTLLMNDDWPLFEQQAVGSDLQSEVLALLTYHSIWPSVAIHLNGLKGHLPENEDWQLGYCPFCGSHPMLSLLAEDGGRSLVCSFCRHTWTVPRIFCPYCQNRDAETLGYFFSEAEPEYRVHTCQKCKSYLKSIDLRQLLRPFHPFLEAAITAHLDMRAREDGYLDRTPVWVNIG